Genomic window (Gadus chalcogrammus isolate NIFS_2021 chromosome 3, NIFS_Gcha_1.0, whole genome shotgun sequence):
GATGCAGATAGAGTCCACCTGTTGCCTGTGTTCGTGCGTAGGCAGTAGGCACGGCTTCAAACTCCTTCCAGGTAATACGAGTTGTTGTCTTGTTTCAGAGTCACACCTGTCTGCTTTCAGACCAGTGGGCGGGTGTTGGCAGCTTGTTGACGTACTAGGGCGGCCTCTGTCTTCAGTTGGCCCTTTCAACAGCTATTATGTTGCGTTGCTCCTCGTCTTCTGACCCAGAAAACCGTTGGAGAAAAAACCATGGAGAGttcatcttgttttcttttataCTAACCATTCGTTTTCCTGATTATTTACCTGTTTAAGAAAAGAAAACCGAGATGAGAAACAAATCATAAAgttagaaaatatttttttttattttggtaaaTTACAAGACTAGATGGAAGTGGTCTGTGTTGGAAGTGTTGAAAACTACAACTGCAGTTATAGATAATTAAGCTGTATTGAATGTttgttcattaaaaaaacaagacacattttGAATACTGCGTATATATGTGAACTGTGTATGTGAATGCTCCCACCTGCAGTGTGTCAGCTAAACATTTTCTTTAGTTTGGCGAAAAagccttccccctcctcctccttctcatcctcaTGTTGTGGCTGCTTGTCCTGTCCCTGTGTTGCAGAGCGtgctgagctgctgctgccccctcctggtggcaaacacacactgcatcaGCACAGCTACTCCAGCTACTTGCTTACTGACTACATGGTTAGGCCTCCAGTGTGTTGAGATTTGCTTTTTAAAACCATGAGCGTATTTGCCCAACGGTGCcatgtgtggttttgtgtgtggtttgatgGCTGGGTTGCGGTTGTGTGTctgattcattatttatttttttatctggaaaaaaaacatgataaaTGAGACACAAACATGACATAACAAACACAAAGTACACGCGAGGATGAGCTGTGGTCTGACCTGTCGGCATGGTTACGCCGTTGACCGTCCCCGGGAcgtccgtctcctcctctgcGTAGCTGATCATCAGCGCCTGCTGTTTCCGACTCAGCTTCCTTGAAGCAGAGGTTCAGGTCATGTGTGAAGGGGTTCCGTGAGCGCGTGTTCAGCAGATTCTTTGCATGCATTCACAGGTGACAGTCATCTACTGACAATCAAAGCGCCACGGTAAAAACAGATAATTATTGACTTTATGGCGCGCGTCGTACTTGGGTACTCTGATCTTGATGTGGACGTAGTGGTCCCCGTAGACGTAGCTGTTCATCTTGCGGATGCCCTTGCCCTGCAAACGGATGGTCTGGTCCACCTGGCAGCCGGCGGGGATCTGGGGAGCATCAGGAGATCACAGCGGTTTGATGTGACGGCCTTCTGGTAATCCTCCTCAGTGCCGATAAATAGGCTGTGTTTAAAAGTAGGAACCAGGCACCAGAGTTGTGTGCCGTGCTGAGCCAATAATCTAGGTTGCAGGCTTTCATGGTTACTATCCATGGCTATTCATGGTTACCTGTCTAATGATAGTATCACAGAGACTAGTTAGGGTACCGGTATACTGATGGTCTCATAGAGACTGGTTGGGTTATCTGCATATTGATGGTTTCGTACAGACTAGTTGGGGTACCTGCATACTGATGGTTTCGTACAGGCCCTGGGTCCTCGCAGTGCCCCCCAAGATGGCCTGGGCGATGGAGATCATGGCGTCAGAATGGATGTCCATCCCGTTCCTCTTAAACACCGGGCTCCTCTGAACCTACAAGAAAACATATCAAACGCACCTTAAGAATCgcgttgtttttttaatcgcGGTTTCAGATTTTTCTTGTTTGGCCATGATTTTACCTCCAGCTGCGAGCATGACAAGCAGTCTCAGAATCTGCCCTGTGACATGGTGACAACAGAGTGGGAGCGGCACCTCGATGAATGATGGATAGTATGgctgtccccgactctgaattttctgagtcgaatcagatctgcctttacagtccagagattcgactattcggcggccGTGCGGGGCAGGTCTTTTGGAGGTTTAAAAAATGAGTTTTCTTTCTATTAACACTCGGTTATGGTAGGCTATAGGCCTTTTATATATGCTTGCGCGTTGCGCTCATTACGTTCTCACCTGAACAGTTTTCTGTCAATCAAACTTGTCGGGGTACTGGGTATAGAACGATcaatccagcatacatctaggtggacgctccaacttgtgatgtcattaaggcataGGGAAGGGCAGGTCTTAAAGGACTTGTAATGGCAAATCCCACTAAAACCTGGTGGTTAAATAGGGGCTatttaagaaaagaaaaaaagaaaatgatcaGGCCAACCTACCCTGAACGTGACGAGGATTTCCTTCTTCCCAACGGACATGAGCACTGTCTGGCCGTCCTCCACCCCTGTAAAACAGCACAACGAGGATAAAACGTCATGGACACAACGTAACACTATCACCAAATAAACAGTCAGTATCCACCCATGGACATCGTTCACAATACATGGGGATCCTTCCAtgtagggctgtacggtatggactcaAATGTTTATCACGGTAGGATTTGAGGCATAGAAGGCAACGGTATTGAATCACGGTATGTTActtttatcttctaatttcgatataaatgcttctgaaggggtaaaataggggcaaaacatgaataaatgaataaaaaattgAAATTCATTTCTCAAGTTatttccatctctgaaaaacactaatgtttaatagtatggatttctttctccacttgcttgcggacggatgtttcgttaccatattttcagtagttgtgcgtaactttttacatgaaaaagtagtcaCTTTACTGTATTAAAGTGTCACTTACTTTGtaacgcgttacacacaacattgtctaccggtcacaccggtaacgtcaaaatccataccgtagcgcaaattcacaccggtgtactttctatactgtctataccgtacacccctacTTCCATGTTCCCTGTTCCTTGCTGGCTCAGGCTAGCAAGGAACCAGCAGTCACTCCTGAAGAGACGTCTCCCCACGTACCTGCGGGCACGGGCACCTTCACCGTCTGTCTCTGCTTGGTCTGCCCCGAGCCGCGACACAGCACGCAGGGCGTGGTCATGATGCTGCCCCGCCCGCCACAGCGTCGGCACGCTGAGCGCATCATGAATGGCCCCGTGCTCACCGTCTCCTACAGGGGGAGAAGCAGAGCGCCAGGCGTTAACAGGAGGGCCCCACCGGAATAATTACAGTTTGTCCGTTTTTGTTTTTCCGATATATCGGGCCGATATTCCGATTTTTCTGTAAAACAGCGGTGGAGGTTGGAGGTTGGCAGTTTGCAGATATGGGGGTAGATTTGTCTCGATATTAtttggtaaacaaatgacaatcTTTGTGGACATTTGAATTCTGTTGGAGTATTTTGATAATCTGTGTCTACGTTTGTTTATCAGTAAATATAAAACTATTTTGTAGATACTAACCACTCATATTTTGCAAATACACAGGTGGATCTGTATTCTACGTAATTCAAATTCCATTGATGCACATTCCATAAAAATAGCTTGAGGAAATTTTGTGTTAAACTGCCACTTTCGGATAGCCGTTTTTcgtttaaaaatagaaaaaatatccATAGTAACAGCACGCTTTCCATTAACCTTTATAAactgtatttttatacattttaaaacaaactcAGTCGAGCAATAAGTCTTGTTTAAATTCAACACAACTAGTGAATGATTGTGAGGTGCATTCTTCGTTGTTATTGTTCGAGCTAAGAAAGCATTTTGGTCGTGAGAAATAATGGTGACTTGGCGTTATAAAATCCACATCCTGATACTGTTTAAAAGTGTTGTGCTTGGATAATCATTACAGTATTTACTTTTAAACAAGGCCCAGATGTGATGCTTGGGGCCGTTGGTTCAGAGATGGAGATGCCAGGATTCCCCCCATTAAACACATACTTGGACGGAAGCTCCAGCACTCAGTTTCTCCTAGTATCTGGTTTCTAGGGCTGTTTAGTTCTGGTCGATTGGTCAGCCGATATGCACTTGTGTGACCGAAATCTCATTGTTTGGACAATCCCTGGTGATTCCTTCTTAAGGCACACCAGTGCCTTCCATTGGGACCCATTGTACAgcaattgtattttattgaataaaaaacaCTAATATTTGTAACATgaggtcggcttagctcaggaggcagagcagttgtcttgtaaccgtaAGGTTgttagttcaatccccagctcctcctagctgagtgttgatgtgtccctgagcaagacacttaaccctaactgctcctgacgagctggctgtcgccttgcatggttgactctgccgtcggtgtgtcaatgtgtgtattaaacgatgtaagtggctttggataaaagcatctgctaaatgccctaattgttaATTGTAACATGAGCCATGTTGTTCTCTGAGTTTTGATCAAAACACATTTCTTCAAGTCAAGGCTTAAATTAGAAATATGGCCACTTTTTTAAAGCAGATATTGTATCCGTGGCTTAATGAGATTTGAAGCTTAGGATTGTGTGGTAGTCAGGGTGTCCACACATGAACCGAGTTGTCTCACCATGCCGGTGCCGCTGCAGTAGTTACACTTGGACACTTTGGTCCCGGGTTCACTGCCCTTCCCTTCGCAGCGCTGGCAGGCGTCATCGATGTTCACCGTC
Coding sequences:
- the LOC130379785 gene encoding dnaJ homolog subfamily A member 3, mitochondrial-like isoform X1, which produces MASSVHSLSARWLSKFISSGHRRACFRLIVERQSSGSSAFLSGSQLHRLAGGVSLWGSRGDAVTLRGLTATGCLQSNRVKLFHTSTPVRDKEDFYSILGVARTASQKDIKKSYYQMAKKYHPDTNPDDPSSKEKFAKLAEAYEVLSDEVKRKQYDTYGAAGFDPSRGGGGAGQQQYYRAGSASVDPEELFKKIFGEFSGGRGFGDFGSMFDQRPEFVMELTFAQAAKGVIKEMTVNIDDACQRCEGKGSEPGTKVSKCNYCSGTGMETVSTGPFMMRSACRRCGGRGSIMTTPCVLCRGSGQTKQRQTVKVPVPAGVEDGQTVLMSVGKKEILVTFRVQRSPVFKRNGMDIHSDAMISIAQAILGGTARTQGLYETISMQIPAGCQVDQTIRLQGKGIRKMNSYVYGDHYVHIKIRVPKKLSRKQQALMISYAEEETDVPGTVNGVTMPTGGGSSSSARSATQGQDKQPQHEDEKEEEGEGFFAKLKKMFS